The following are from one region of the Cottoperca gobio chromosome 13, fCotGob3.1, whole genome shotgun sequence genome:
- the sphkap gene encoding A-kinase anchor protein SPHKAP — MAGAECLLKTPSNFQSSAMFEGSEAVEVEGGSTQSTVASSISACKKVLCSNSVLDSSEYWLRNEKALCRLGLLDDDTESSCTMVSSTLWMMFTLVA; from the exons ATGGCAGGCGCAGAGTGCCTTTTGAAAACGCCGAG TAACTTCCAGTCGTCTGCCATGTTTGAAGGCTCCGAGGCCGTCGAGGTGGAGGGAGGCAGCACGCAGAGCACCGTGGCCTCGTCCATCAGCGCCTGCAAGAAG GTGCTGTGCAGTAACAGTGTGCTGGACTCGTCAGAGTACTGGCTGAGGAACGAGAAAGCTCTGTGCAGACTGGGCCTGCTGGACGACGACACGGAGAGCAGCTGCACCATGGTGAGTAGCACACTGTGGATGATGTTCACCCTCGTGGCTTAA